GCACCTGCTTACCGTTTATCTTGTCATGGATAAATGGAAAACTCAAGCCGCCAAGGTTACTCCCGCCACCGCAGCACCCTATTACCACATCCGGGTATTCATTTATCAACTCAAACTGTTTCTTTAACTCAAGGCCTATAACCGTCTGATGTAGCACCACGTGGTTAAGCACCGACCCCAGTGCATAATTTGTATCCTTATGGGTAGCGGCATCCTCTACGGCCTCGGATATAGCAATGCCAAGGCTCCCAGGATTGTCAGCATCAGCAGAGAGAATTATTCTGCCCGATTCGGTCTCAAAACTTGGGCTTGCAAAGACCTTACCACCCCACGTTTCCATCATAATGCGCCTGTAGGGTTTCTGATCGTAGCTTACCCTTACCATATAAACGGTTACATCCAGCCCAAAGAATTTACAGGCCATAGACATTGCGCAACCCCACTGGCCGGCTCCGGTCTCCGTTGCAATTCGCTTTATGCCTGCAATTTTATTGTAGTACGCCTGAGGGACAGATGTGTTTGTCTTATGGCTTCCTGCCGGGCTTACTCCCTCATATTTATAATAAATCTTAGCCGGTGTTTGAAGGTGTTTTTCAAGCCTGTGAGCTCTGTAAAGCGGGCTTGGTCTCCACAATGAATAAATTTCAAGCACCTCCTCAGGAATGTCTATCCACCTCTCATGGCTTACCTCCTGCTCTATTAACGACATAGGAAAAATAACCGATAAGTCATCCGGGCCGACAGGTCTTCTGGTAGCCGGATGAAGGGGCGCTTTAGGCAGGTTTGGCATATCTGCCATTATGTTATACCACTTGCGTGGTATATCCTTCTCATCTAATACGATTTTTGTAGTGTTCACAAGTACCCCCTGATAATATAGTTTTCATTGCTACTCGATATCAGCATTTTAACTTATTTAACGAAATACAGGCAATAATGATATAATCTTAAACACTGTGAAGCTTTGGAGAATTTCACTTTAATGGACTCAAACAAAATTGATTGTTTTAAGTGCAGGAATTTTTATATTACATGGGACAGTAAGTTCCCATATGGCTGCCGTGGACTTGGCTTTAAGAGTAAGGCGTTGCCATCCAGAGAGGTTAAGATTGCCTCAGGTACGGAGTGTCTTAAGTTTATTAAAAAACCAGACATTCGCAAATAATTTTAAGGAGTTTTTTTCTTATTTTAGAACTTGACATTATAGAAAATAACAAGAGGCTTGAAGACCTCGACAAAGCCCACATCTGGCATCCGTTTACGCAGATGAAAGACTGGATAAACGACACCCCCATTGTGATAGCTGAGGGGCATGATTGTTTCATCAAGGATACGTACGGCAGGTGGTACATTGACGGGGTGTCATCGTTATGGGTAAATATCCATGGACATGGCAAAAAAGAAATTAACGACGCTCTGATAAATCAGCTTACAAAAATTTCTCATTCCACACTGTTAGGACTTGCCAATGTGCCATCCACAGAGTTAGCCGGAAAACTCATCAGCCTCGTAGGTGAGCACCTTAAAACTGATAAACTTAACAAGGTGTTTTACTCCGATAATGGTTCAACCGCAGTTGAGGCGGCTTTGAAGATGGCATTCCAATATACTCAGCACACAAAGAAATGCGCAGATGATGCACTATTTGTAACCCTTGAAAACGGCTATCACGGCGATACAATAGGCGCAGTCAGTGCCGGAGGAATTGATTTATTTCATAAAACATACGCTCCCCTGCTTTTTAAGACTGTTAAAACGCCCTCACCATACTGTTTTAACTGCTCACATGGTGTAGTTTCAAACCAAACAGATACCCCGTCTAAGTACAGGTGCAATGCAGAGGGCGAGTTTCCATGCCTTAGGGAATTAAGACATATCCTTGGGAATTTAAAGGGAAATGTGGCGGCAGTTTTGATAGAACCACTGATTCAGGCCGCTAGCGGAATGATAACCTCTCCAGTTGGGTATTTAAGGGGTGTCAGGGATTTATGCACCGAATTTGACACGCTTTTGATAGCCGATGAGGTAGCAACCGGCTTTGGCAGAACGGGGACTATGTTTGCCTGTGAGCGTGAGGGTGTTGTACCGGATATTTTGTGTCTGTCTAAGGGGATTACGGGGGGATACCTGCCCCTTGCCGTGACAATTGCCACAGAGACTGTTTATAACGCTTTTTTAGGAGAATTTGCCGAAAAGAAAACATTTTTTCACGGCCACTCTTACACAGGAAACCAGCTGGGCTGCGCTGCCGCACTGGCATCTCTGGAGATTTTTGAAAAAGAACACGTGCTGGCCAATTTGAAACCAAAAATAAAAATCCTCAGAGATTGGTTAAATTCAATATTTAATCATCCTAATGTTGGGGATGTCAGAGTCTGTGGGATGATGGCTGGTGTTGAACTCATAAAGGACAAGGCATCTATGGAGCCTTTTAGTTTTGAGGAAAAGGCCGGATGGCAAGTGGCTTATGAGGCGCGTAAACGATCGGTATTTATCAGGCCGCTAGGTAATGTTTTAGTGATTATGCCTCCTCTGTCAATATCTGAAGAGAACCTCTTAGCCATGCTAATTCGCATTGAAAAATCCATTGATATCCAATTCTAATTCATTCGTCTAACTTTGTTCTTGTCTTATTCTGATTCTAATTCAGACGAACCAGTTTTATAAGTGCCGTAAAGGTGATAAGCGCAGTCGGGTCCCACCATTTTAGCGGCAGCCTTATAAGGAATCCTGATTTTCCCCTTTATAATTAATGCCCTGTAGAGGTATTTTATTCTGATTTGCTCTGATTTCTCTGTTTCCATAACCTGCTCCTTTTATTGAAATCGTTTTTCAAATCTGGTTTCACCAATGCGTTTTTTCACCGAATCATAGTAGAGGTTTTCGTATTTAACAGCAGCATTTTTCCATGAAAAGTCAATTTTCATGATACGTTTTTTAAGCGCCTCAAGCTTGTCCCTATTATTATAGTAGCTATGAACTGCCCAACCAACTGTGTTTTTCAGAGCTTCAGCGTTAAAATCATAGAACTTAAATCCCGTGCCGGTTCCAGTTGTTTCGTCAAAATTTTCAACGGTGTCGTTAAGTCCGCCTACTGAGCGCACTATAGGTATTGTGCCATAGCGCATACTGTACATCTGGTTTAGGCCGCATGGTTCAAACTCTGAGGGCATGAGAAAAAAGTCGGAGCCTGCCTCTGTCTTGTGCGCAAGTGCGTTGTCGTAACCAATGTAGCAGGCAAAGCGGTCTTTTGCCCTGTTGGGGAGATCACCAAAGAAAAAATTAGCCCACACCTCGCCCGTTCCAAGCAACACTATCTGAATATCCATTTCAAGAATATTACAGACTGCCTCGGCAAGCAGGTTAATCCCTTTTTGCTTGACAAGTCTGGTCACTATGCCGATAAGCGGAACGTCAGGGCGCTCTGGTAAACCAAATATCCTCTGAAGGTCACACTTACACAGTGCCTTGCCAGACATATCGGTATCGCTGTACTTTGCCGCTATCAAAGAATCGGTCTCAGGATTCCACAGCCCATAATCGACGCCATTGAGGATTCCAAACAAATCACCAGCACGTTCCCTTAAAACCCCATCCAGTCCAAAACTAAACTCCGGCGTAAGAATCTCCCGTGCATAAGACTCACTCACTATAGTTATAGTTGTTGCGTTATATATGCCGCCTTTAAGCAGATTTGTGTTACCGTCTTTTTCAAGACACAGGTAGTTAAAGTGTTCCCAGCCTAACCCTAGCACATCCATAAGACCCTCGTAGAACTCACCCTGGTGCTGAAGGTTATGGATAGTCAGCACAGTTGCTGCCTCACCAACGAAAGGGTCACTCTGATAAACCTTATTTACAAACACCGGCACAACAGCAGTGTGCCAGTCATGAACGTGGATAATGTCCGGTTTAAATTCTATAAGTTTACAGAGCTCAAGAGCAGCCCGTGAAAGAAACACAAAACGGTTATCGTTATCCAGAAAGCCGGTGCCGTGAATATCTGAATACAGTCCGCCTTCGCTGCCAAAATACTGCCTGTTATCTATGAAATAAACAGTGACCTTAGTTCCGGGAAGTTTTCCATTAAAAACTCCCGAATCTACCACACCAATGCAGCCCATAGGAACACTAAGGGTTTTACCTGAATCGGTAAGAGCCGTAATCTTTTCACTTATACTACTGTACTTCGGCATAACGACTCTGACGTCATGGCCTGACTTTGCAAGCTCCGCAGACAGTGAACCAACAACATCGGCCAACCCACCTTCCTTAGCAAACGGCAGCATCTCTGAGGTTACCATTAAAACCTTTAGTTTCTTAAGCAAATCTGTTTACCCTTTGTGTAGTCAAAAGTCAAGCGTCTGGTCTGTTAACCGTGCACACATCACTACGGCCTCGTTAACGTGGGTTATAGAAATAGCAGTAAACCCGCATTTGTTAAGCCACAGGTCCATCTCTTTGACAGTATAGCTCCTGCCATGTTCAGAGTTAACAAGCATATTTACGGAAAACATAGCGCCATCAAGCGGGGATGCCATATTATCCTCAATGATAAACTCCTGAATAGCTATTTTGCCGTTTTTATTTAGCGCCTTCTTAACCTTTCTTATAAGCCCCATACATTCCTTAACCGAATAAGAGTGAAACACCTGGCTGATGAACACCAAATCGTAGCCGCCACCGAGTGGGTCAGTTGTGAAATCACCCTCTATGTATTTAATGTTTTTGCGCCGGGACTTATTTACGTATTCTTTAGCAATAGCAATTGTATCAGGTCTGTCAAACAGGGTGGTTTCAACTCCGCGTTTAGCCAATTCTATGGTGTAAGTGGCCGGGCCGCCTCCAATATCAATAGCAGTTTTAACACCGGATAAGTCAATACAATCAATCACGTCTTTCACTTTCAACACGGAGAGATTGTGCATAGCCCGTATAAAACTGTTGTGATTGTGGGCACTGCGGTTTGGTTTTCCGGTTTTTAGAATCTCATCGAGTCCGCTCCAGTTTTTCCATAGTGTATCGCTGTGGCTTATGATATCCCCCTGATAAAGAGGAGATGAGCTAACCAGATACAGTGCGGCAAGCGGCGTATTTACGTAGCGAAAATCAGCGTCCTTTTGCAAAAATTCAAGGGCAGTTAAAGCGTCAAGCAAAATGGTTGTTGCTCTAAGGTCTGTGTCAAGTTTAGCGGCTAAGGCTTTAGCCGATTTAGGTTTTTTAAGGTAATCGAAGACTCTCAGATTATTAGCAGTAAAGAGAACCCTGCTTTTACCATATCCTGACATGATATTTTTAAGATTACGAATATCTGACATGTCTTTATACCTCCTTCATCTCGATGA
This portion of the Nitrospirota bacterium genome encodes:
- a CDS encoding TrpB-like pyridoxal phosphate-dependent enzyme encodes the protein MNTTKIVLDEKDIPRKWYNIMADMPNLPKAPLHPATRRPVGPDDLSVIFPMSLIEQEVSHERWIDIPEEVLEIYSLWRPSPLYRAHRLEKHLQTPAKIYYKYEGVSPAGSHKTNTSVPQAYYNKIAGIKRIATETGAGQWGCAMSMACKFFGLDVTVYMVRVSYDQKPYRRIMMETWGGKVFASPSFETESGRIILSADADNPGSLGIAISEAVEDAATHKDTNYALGSVLNHVVLHQTVIGLELKKQFELINEYPDVVIGCCGGGSNLGGLSFPFIHDKINGKQVRVIAVEPESCPTLTKGEFRYDYGDSAGLTPFLMMYTLGHNFIPPGIHAGGLRYHADSPLVSQLVHDKLIEAVAYGQTKVFEAAITFSQTEGIIPAPESSHAIRAAIDEALRAKEEGKEKTIVFNLSGHGYLDLTAYADYMDGKIIDYPYPVEKIKESLAKLPVIK
- a CDS encoding uracil-DNA glycosylase — translated: MDSNKIDCFKCRNFYITWDSKFPYGCRGLGFKSKALPSREVKIASGTECLKFIKKPDIRK
- the bioA gene encoding adenosylmethionine--8-amino-7-oxononanoate transaminase, with the protein product MENNKRLEDLDKAHIWHPFTQMKDWINDTPIVIAEGHDCFIKDTYGRWYIDGVSSLWVNIHGHGKKEINDALINQLTKISHSTLLGLANVPSTELAGKLISLVGEHLKTDKLNKVFYSDNGSTAVEAALKMAFQYTQHTKKCADDALFVTLENGYHGDTIGAVSAGGIDLFHKTYAPLLFKTVKTPSPYCFNCSHGVVSNQTDTPSKYRCNAEGEFPCLRELRHILGNLKGNVAAVLIEPLIQAASGMITSPVGYLRGVRDLCTEFDTLLIADEVATGFGRTGTMFACEREGVVPDILCLSKGITGGYLPLAVTIATETVYNAFLGEFAEKKTFFHGHSYTGNQLGCAAALASLEIFEKEHVLANLKPKIKILRDWLNSIFNHPNVGDVRVCGMMAGVELIKDKASMEPFSFEEKAGWQVAYEARKRSVFIRPLGNVLVIMPPLSISEENLLAMLIRIEKSIDIQF
- the glgA gene encoding glycogen synthase GlgA; this translates as MVTSEMLPFAKEGGLADVVGSLSAELAKSGHDVRVVMPKYSSISEKITALTDSGKTLSVPMGCIGVVDSGVFNGKLPGTKVTVYFIDNRQYFGSEGGLYSDIHGTGFLDNDNRFVFLSRAALELCKLIEFKPDIIHVHDWHTAVVPVFVNKVYQSDPFVGEAATVLTIHNLQHQGEFYEGLMDVLGLGWEHFNYLCLEKDGNTNLLKGGIYNATTITIVSESYAREILTPEFSFGLDGVLRERAGDLFGILNGVDYGLWNPETDSLIAAKYSDTDMSGKALCKCDLQRIFGLPERPDVPLIGIVTRLVKQKGINLLAEAVCNILEMDIQIVLLGTGEVWANFFFGDLPNRAKDRFACYIGYDNALAHKTEAGSDFFLMPSEFEPCGLNQMYSMRYGTIPIVRSVGGLNDTVENFDETTGTGTGFKFYDFNAEALKNTVGWAVHSYYNNRDKLEALKKRIMKIDFSWKNAAVKYENLYYDSVKKRIGETRFEKRFQ
- a CDS encoding methyltransferase domain-containing protein, with the protein product MSDIRNLKNIMSGYGKSRVLFTANNLRVFDYLKKPKSAKALAAKLDTDLRATTILLDALTALEFLQKDADFRYVNTPLAALYLVSSSPLYQGDIISHSDTLWKNWSGLDEILKTGKPNRSAHNHNSFIRAMHNLSVLKVKDVIDCIDLSGVKTAIDIGGGPATYTIELAKRGVETTLFDRPDTIAIAKEYVNKSRRKNIKYIEGDFTTDPLGGGYDLVFISQVFHSYSVKECMGLIRKVKKALNKNGKIAIQEFIIEDNMASPLDGAMFSVNMLVNSEHGRSYTVKEMDLWLNKCGFTAISITHVNEAVVMCARLTDQTLDF